A genomic window from Fibrobacterota bacterium includes:
- a CDS encoding nucleotidyltransferase domain-containing protein has protein sequence MLRPLLAAQWIVEQGSVPPMTFEELLVPLKVAERSALLTAIRRLEEAKRHAVEGELHLPEDILLEFIAEQDETSRKAYEAMPEDGPEQRQILETFFLESLVRWA, from the coding sequence ATCCTGCGGCCTCTGCTTGCCGCGCAATGGATCGTGGAGCAGGGATCCGTTCCCCCGATGACCTTCGAGGAGCTGCTCGTGCCGTTGAAGGTCGCCGAACGATCCGCTCTCCTGACGGCCATCCGTCGGCTGGAAGAAGCGAAACGGCACGCCGTGGAAGGCGAGCTCCATCTTCCGGAAGACATCCTCCTGGAGTTCATCGCCGAGCAGGACGAGACCTCGCGAAAAGCCTACGAAGCCATGCCCGAAGACGGCCCCGAGCAAAGACAAATTCTGGAAACCTTCTTCCTGGAATCCCTGGTGCGATGGGCATGA
- a CDS encoding class I SAM-dependent methyltransferase, protein MMSWDDYWKQYSISKAERWMIGERHRKLMSWIDSLGGGKKRVVEIGCGFGSNIRRLKEERTDIESHALDFSEISVERIRGSVDEVHRADCQNTGLPEGHFDFIYSSGLMEHFRDEGPFAREMFRILKPGGLMATFVPARWSIWQLYQLLHFGKWIHGYEKAYSKAFLHRVLVREGWKVEEDFGLDPFSFNGFAMKLLNKSFEPAWKKSPLSAGYTEICVLTRKPA, encoded by the coding sequence ATGATGAGCTGGGACGATTACTGGAAGCAATACAGCATCTCCAAGGCCGAGCGCTGGATGATCGGCGAACGCCATCGCAAGCTGATGTCGTGGATCGACTCCTTGGGTGGTGGGAAAAAACGCGTGGTGGAGATCGGTTGCGGGTTCGGCTCGAACATCCGGCGCCTCAAGGAAGAGCGGACCGACATCGAGTCCCACGCCCTGGACTTTTCGGAGATTTCCGTGGAACGCATCCGCGGATCGGTGGATGAGGTCCATCGCGCCGATTGCCAGAACACGGGCCTTCCGGAAGGCCACTTCGACTTCATCTACTCCAGCGGCTTGATGGAACACTTTCGCGACGAAGGCCCGTTCGCCCGCGAGATGTTCCGGATTCTGAAGCCCGGAGGCCTGATGGCCACCTTCGTGCCGGCCCGCTGGTCGATCTGGCAGCTCTACCAGCTGTTGCACTTTGGCAAGTGGATCCACGGCTACGAAAAGGCCTATTCCAAGGCGTTCCTGCACCGGGTGTTGGTGCGCGAAGGCTGGAAGGTGGAAGAAGATTTCGGGCTGGATCCGTTCTCCTTCAATGGCTTTGCCATGAAGCTTCTGAACAAATCCTTCGAGCCTGCCTGGAAAAAGTCGCCTCTGTCGGCTGGCTATACGGAGATCTGCGTCCTGACCCGAAAACCCGCCTAG
- a CDS encoding TolC family protein — translation MTIVNLLLSVVASGQLSIPENAFLEIALRRNLTLRTDSLDLRSSGEALVASEAALGPQLALTGSAELARPAAGGTSTGLGVGGTASQILPTAAIASIGWTGTSSRFDPQSPPRSLDADTSTLSVSLKQPLLRGFGEASPTFQAVTQARSARKLRFLAARGDGLALLQRAKTSFWNLMAIRAQLRALADDSLRQGRLLEVSRVQFRTGSIAVLDTLTSHQTYGKARLALLQARQSEREALRQISSLADTTGLSFPQPDTLPEPEKLVFPASAVLVESALSHAPSILSAQEKINAQESEVVLRRSNRLPQLDATAFGRTGMPGGNPASEWMVGGRLDLSWSIPSGAERARYRQALTDLSSLKLKAESSRKELVRQIERILDQYDASQEQLLVALDLARVQKARLASVEAAVNAGAKSGVDLDAARTDWLSALQATWSAFAGAKALEAELETSTGIGPARRGWVWEEK, via the coding sequence TTGACCATCGTCAACCTTTTGCTTTCCGTGGTCGCTTCCGGCCAACTTTCGATCCCCGAAAACGCATTCCTTGAGATCGCCTTGCGGCGCAATCTCACGTTGCGCACGGACAGTCTCGATCTTCGCTCCAGCGGCGAAGCCTTGGTGGCCTCCGAAGCCGCCCTGGGGCCGCAGCTGGCCCTGACAGGATCCGCCGAGTTGGCCCGTCCCGCCGCAGGGGGCACATCCACTGGCCTAGGTGTAGGGGGAACTGCCTCCCAGATCTTGCCCACCGCCGCCATCGCCTCGATCGGATGGACCGGGACATCCAGCCGATTTGACCCCCAATCCCCGCCGCGTTCGCTGGATGCGGACACCTCGACCCTTTCGGTGAGTCTCAAACAGCCGCTGTTGCGGGGCTTCGGCGAGGCTTCGCCGACCTTCCAGGCGGTCACGCAGGCCAGATCGGCCCGCAAGCTGCGGTTTCTTGCCGCCCGGGGCGATGGATTGGCCCTGTTGCAGCGGGCCAAGACCAGCTTCTGGAACCTGATGGCCATCCGGGCCCAGCTCCGCGCCTTGGCGGATGATTCGCTTCGGCAAGGACGTTTGCTGGAAGTTTCCCGTGTGCAGTTCCGCACGGGTTCCATCGCGGTCCTGGATACCTTGACTTCCCACCAGACCTACGGGAAGGCACGCTTGGCGCTTTTGCAGGCCCGGCAGAGCGAGCGGGAAGCCTTGCGCCAGATCTCTTCGCTTGCCGACACCACGGGGCTTTCCTTCCCGCAGCCGGACACACTTCCCGAGCCGGAGAAGTTGGTGTTTCCCGCCAGCGCGGTTCTTGTCGAATCCGCTTTGAGCCACGCGCCATCGATCCTTTCCGCGCAGGAGAAGATCAACGCCCAGGAATCAGAAGTGGTGTTGCGCCGCTCCAATCGCCTCCCCCAGTTGGATGCCACCGCCTTTGGTCGTACGGGGATGCCCGGCGGGAATCCCGCCTCCGAGTGGATGGTGGGCGGTCGGTTGGACCTTTCCTGGTCCATCCCCTCCGGTGCGGAGCGGGCGAGGTACAGACAAGCCCTGACGGATCTTTCGTCCTTGAAGCTCAAGGCGGAATCCTCGCGCAAGGAGCTGGTCCGGCAGATCGAGCGGATCCTGGACCAGTACGACGCCTCGCAGGAACAGTTGCTGGTGGCGTTGGATCTGGCACGGGTCCAGAAGGCGAGGCTCGCTTCGGTGGAAGCGGCGGTGAACGCCGGCGCCAAGAGCGGGGTGGATCTGGACGCCGCCCGCACCGATTGGTTGTCCGCTCTGCAAGCCACGTGGAGCGCCTTCGCCGGAGCCAAGGCGCTCGAGGCGGAGCTGGAAACAAGCACGGGAATCGGTCCCGCCCGCAGGGGCTGGGTCTGGGAGGAAAAATGA
- the trpS gene encoding tryptophan--tRNA ligase, producing MRILSGIKPSGEIHFGNYLGMLKPMVDSQDRGELLCFIANLHSLTGLVDGPQMATWTRQMAIDILALGMDPDKSVFWMQSDVPEVAEFSWYLSNYTPVGLLERCHAYKDAIAHGKSPNAGLFTYPVLMAADIVGYGVNKVPVGRDQKQHVEVARDLVGAFNHRHGDVLVLPDPEIGDDVATVQGLDGQKMSKSYGNTLGIFADPAEVKKKIMAIATDSTPLEDPKDPDANPVFAWYKHVASPDAVAEMDRKLRAGGYGWGHAKKELVQAFLDHFAPYRARRAEIAADVDGLKKIMARGAEKARAIHLPILEAVRRCVGVKYL from the coding sequence ATGAGAATCCTTTCCGGCATCAAGCCTTCCGGCGAAATCCATTTCGGCAACTATCTGGGCATGCTCAAGCCCATGGTGGACAGTCAAGATCGCGGTGAACTGCTCTGCTTCATCGCCAATCTCCACAGCCTCACGGGCCTCGTGGACGGCCCCCAGATGGCCACATGGACCCGCCAAATGGCCATCGACATCCTGGCCTTGGGCATGGATCCGGACAAGAGCGTGTTCTGGATGCAAAGCGACGTGCCCGAGGTGGCGGAGTTTTCGTGGTACCTCTCCAACTACACGCCGGTGGGCCTGTTGGAGCGCTGCCACGCCTACAAGGATGCCATCGCCCACGGCAAGAGCCCCAATGCGGGCTTGTTCACTTATCCGGTGCTGATGGCCGCCGACATCGTGGGCTATGGCGTCAACAAGGTGCCTGTGGGACGCGACCAGAAACAACACGTGGAAGTCGCCCGCGACCTGGTGGGCGCGTTCAACCACCGCCATGGGGATGTTCTGGTGCTGCCGGATCCCGAAATCGGCGACGACGTGGCAACCGTGCAGGGATTGGATGGACAAAAAATGTCCAAGTCCTACGGGAACACCTTGGGCATCTTCGCGGATCCGGCCGAGGTCAAGAAGAAGATCATGGCCATCGCCACGGACTCCACGCCGCTGGAAGACCCCAAGGACCCGGATGCCAATCCGGTGTTCGCCTGGTACAAGCATGTGGCCTCACCCGATGCGGTGGCGGAAATGGATCGCAAGCTCCGCGCGGGGGGCTACGGCTGGGGACACGCCAAGAAGGAACTGGTACAAGCCTTCCTGGACCACTTCGCGCCGTATCGCGCGCGTCGCGCCGAGATCGCCGCGGACGTGGACGGCCTCAAGAAGATCATGGCGCGCGGCGCCGAGAAGGCCCGTGCCATCCATCTGCCCATCCTCGAAGCCGTCCGCCGTTGCGTCGGCGTGAAATACCTGTGA
- a CDS encoding efflux RND transporter periplasmic adaptor subunit, whose translation MNVFHRGVLAFAGFLLLSNCGKAKENAGRPVVVGSATIRDAVRLSGNMQPLDSVNIKSEVSGQIVKVFFREGDAVKRGQLVAQIDSSTFVVARDKAALDVDRNRLALKLAKRDLERVKELAATGSVSNDRIEDLSAMVEKAELDLRSAQLVLSDANLNLVRTRIRAPMDGRLIAFSTVAGMVASSATNANGGTSLGTIADPTRLKVVVEVGELDYVRLKIGMPVAISTENGKARKAKVSFIPSSARASSDSKTIKVFPVEVVLDDDATGLLPGMTVGVDFVFLERRAELAIPYEAIRTAAKAGAGGGRRAKGASTDSLVSGTKDSAKAAMTGSGKDSVAGMPGRPGRVKLVSSSPTDSGKRAMVMVRREGMIVPAPILVGVTDFRHTEVLAGLAAGDTVWVVDESADAAAKSKNAMPGGPPGGGH comes from the coding sequence ATGAACGTTTTCCATCGGGGAGTCCTGGCGTTCGCTGGATTCCTCCTTTTGTCCAACTGCGGCAAGGCCAAGGAGAACGCGGGTCGGCCCGTCGTGGTGGGGTCCGCCACCATCCGCGATGCGGTGCGGCTTTCCGGCAACATGCAGCCGTTGGATTCGGTCAACATCAAAAGCGAGGTGTCGGGACAGATCGTGAAGGTGTTCTTCCGCGAGGGGGATGCCGTCAAGCGCGGACAACTCGTGGCCCAGATCGATTCGTCCACCTTCGTCGTGGCCCGCGACAAGGCGGCGTTGGATGTGGACAGAAATCGCCTGGCGCTGAAGCTCGCGAAACGGGATCTGGAGAGGGTCAAGGAACTGGCCGCCACGGGATCGGTCAGCAACGACCGCATCGAAGACCTCTCCGCGATGGTGGAAAAGGCGGAACTGGATCTGCGGTCCGCGCAGCTGGTGCTGTCGGACGCCAACCTCAACCTGGTCCGCACGCGCATCCGCGCTCCCATGGACGGACGCCTCATCGCTTTTTCCACCGTGGCGGGCATGGTGGCGTCTTCCGCGACCAATGCCAATGGCGGCACGTCGCTGGGCACCATCGCCGATCCCACCCGCCTGAAGGTGGTGGTGGAAGTGGGCGAGTTGGACTACGTGCGGCTGAAGATCGGGATGCCGGTGGCCATCTCGACGGAAAACGGCAAAGCCCGCAAGGCCAAGGTGAGTTTCATCCCCAGCTCCGCGCGGGCCAGTTCGGATTCCAAGACCATCAAGGTGTTTCCGGTGGAGGTGGTGCTGGACGACGACGCCACGGGGCTCCTGCCGGGCATGACGGTGGGAGTGGATTTCGTGTTCCTGGAGCGACGGGCCGAGCTCGCCATTCCCTACGAGGCCATCCGCACGGCGGCGAAGGCTGGAGCCGGCGGCGGACGCCGCGCCAAGGGAGCGAGCACGGACTCCCTCGTTTCGGGGACGAAGGATTCCGCCAAGGCCGCGATGACAGGATCCGGCAAGGATAGCGTGGCGGGGATGCCTGGGCGTCCCGGGCGCGTGAAACTGGTATCCAGTTCGCCCACCGACAGCGGCAAGCGAGCGATGGTGATGGTGCGCCGCGAAGGGATGATCGTTCCCGCGCCCATCCTGGTGGGAGTGACCGATTTCCGTCATACCGAGGTGCTGGCCGGGCTTGCCGCCGGCGATACGGTGTGGGTGGTGGACGAATCCGCCGACGCCGCTGCCAAGTCCAAGAACG
- a CDS encoding two-component system response regulator, which translates to MLGGNILLLGDDFRSNAKLALSLSRRGWETPPTPASWETIPTTPTHALVNMREDAITCLDLLTQLRKSFPACRLVVVAGWASIGAALEAARRGASDLLTKPVSIDQVEASLAGRELALDASVPSLEKVEWEHIQRILLQTGGNVSRTARLLGIDRRTLQRKLARHPPGR; encoded by the coding sequence ATGCTGGGCGGGAACATCCTTTTGCTGGGCGACGACTTCCGCTCCAACGCGAAGCTCGCCCTGTCGTTGTCCCGCCGCGGCTGGGAAACGCCGCCCACCCCCGCCTCCTGGGAAACGATCCCCACCACTCCCACGCACGCTCTGGTGAACATGCGCGAGGATGCCATCACCTGCCTGGACCTCCTTACGCAATTGCGGAAATCCTTCCCGGCCTGCCGCCTGGTGGTGGTCGCGGGCTGGGCGAGCATCGGAGCGGCTTTGGAGGCAGCGCGGCGCGGAGCCTCCGATCTTCTCACCAAGCCAGTTTCCATCGACCAAGTGGAAGCCTCCCTCGCGGGCAGGGAGCTGGCCTTGGACGCGAGCGTTCCGAGCCTGGAAAAGGTGGAGTGGGAACACATCCAACGCATCCTGCTGCAGACCGGCGGCAATGTGAGCCGCACGGCGCGATTGCTCGGGATCGACCGGCGCACACTGCAGCGCAAGCTCGCGAGGCATCCGCCGGGACGGTAG
- a CDS encoding ATP-binding protein, which yields MIKRLAFEELDSLLGSSRGRLVVMTGARQVGKSTLARECAQDWTYMDLDDPIVRPTLGSWSVPQWLGRSKRLVVDEIQKLPNLFETFKACHDRDRQFRALLLGSSQMLVLKGVRESLAGRAALMELFPFSLAELACHRLGRSPRSRLAQLLTSSDPQTMLESWIDPLRLADPASGIESALWDRMKTEGGMPAPWVEESWTETDRIRWQEDYVKTYLEKDLADVARLDHMEPFVRLLKLACLRTGQLANWSDLGREAGISSPSAKAWMAHLETGYHALLLAPWFRNAEKRMTKSPKLHILDAGVRRAVLRKRGELDGAEYESAVIAEIWKTIRTLRLPVQAWHLRTVDGREVDLLLEREDGYFAFECKSGNQTTSIDARHLRDLSDLLDKPILAGIVVSEDRILRRISSEDAIWAAPASLLLS from the coding sequence ATGATCAAAAGACTGGCTTTCGAGGAGCTCGATTCCTTGCTCGGCTCGTCACGAGGACGACTGGTGGTGATGACGGGAGCTCGACAGGTGGGCAAGAGCACGCTTGCCCGGGAATGCGCACAAGATTGGACCTACATGGATCTGGATGATCCGATCGTGCGCCCGACGTTGGGATCCTGGAGTGTTCCCCAATGGTTGGGGCGTTCGAAGCGGTTGGTCGTGGATGAAATCCAGAAACTCCCCAACTTGTTCGAGACGTTCAAGGCCTGCCACGATCGCGATCGGCAATTCCGAGCATTGCTCTTGGGCTCCAGTCAAATGCTCGTCCTGAAGGGTGTGCGCGAAAGCCTGGCCGGTCGGGCGGCGCTGATGGAACTCTTTCCCTTCAGCCTGGCTGAACTCGCCTGCCATCGGCTGGGACGCTCGCCACGTTCGCGTCTGGCCCAACTGTTGACTTCCTCGGATCCCCAGACCATGCTGGAATCCTGGATCGACCCGCTTCGACTGGCGGATCCTGCGTCCGGAATCGAGTCCGCCCTGTGGGACCGGATGAAAACGGAAGGAGGAATGCCCGCACCTTGGGTGGAGGAAAGTTGGACAGAAACTGATCGAATCCGCTGGCAGGAGGATTATGTCAAAACCTACCTGGAAAAGGACCTGGCGGACGTGGCTCGACTGGATCACATGGAACCTTTCGTGCGACTTCTGAAGCTCGCGTGCCTGCGGACCGGACAATTGGCCAACTGGTCCGATCTGGGACGCGAAGCGGGGATTTCCTCCCCTTCCGCCAAAGCCTGGATGGCCCACTTGGAAACGGGCTATCACGCGCTGTTGCTTGCCCCGTGGTTTCGCAATGCCGAAAAGCGCATGACCAAATCCCCGAAACTCCACATCCTGGATGCCGGCGTGCGCCGAGCGGTGCTGCGCAAACGAGGGGAGTTGGACGGGGCGGAATACGAATCCGCCGTGATCGCGGAAATCTGGAAAACCATCAGGACGCTTCGCTTGCCCGTGCAGGCCTGGCACCTGCGAACGGTCGACGGCCGCGAGGTGGACCTTCTCCTGGAAAGGGAAGACGGCTATTTCGCCTTCGAGTGCAAGTCCGGCAACCAGACCACGTCGATCGACGCGCGTCATCTCCGAGACTTGTCGGATCTCCTGGACAAACCGATCCTGGCGGGCATCGTGGTCTCGGAAGACCGAATCCTGCGTAGGATCTCCAGCGAAGATGCGATCTGGGCCGCTCCGGCGAGCCTGCTCCTCTCCTGA
- a CDS encoding hemerythrin family protein has product MTANEPTIAWNPEWELGIESIDTQHKRLVRMIAALQEQVRSETGTSTVDSRLIQELLTYALTHFTDEEGVFRGKGWEGEAAHMLEHQNFMVKARSEMIRFQTGTPDTRAALLGWLVGWLKNHIAFADREHGAFLRNKGFVD; this is encoded by the coding sequence ATGACCGCAAACGAACCAACCATCGCGTGGAATCCGGAATGGGAGCTGGGCATCGAATCGATCGACACACAGCACAAGCGTTTGGTCCGGATGATCGCCGCCTTGCAGGAGCAGGTGCGTTCCGAGACGGGGACGTCCACGGTCGATTCGCGACTGATCCAGGAATTGCTGACCTACGCCCTGACGCATTTCACCGACGAAGAAGGCGTGTTCCGTGGCAAGGGCTGGGAAGGCGAAGCCGCCCACATGTTGGAGCACCAGAATTTCATGGTCAAAGCCCGCAGCGAAATGATCCGCTTCCAGACAGGCACGCCCGATACTCGCGCCGCCTTGCTGGGTTGGTTGGTAGGTTGGCTGAAAAACCACATCGCCTTCGCCGACCGCGAGCACGGGGCGTTCCTCCGCAACAAGGGGTTCGTCGACTAA
- a CDS encoding Hpt domain-containing protein, which produces MESPDLLDISVLESLRKYGQSAFLLKMVDLFLESSLESIETVESASLAGKWEEAGFAAHALGSGCGSLGLVRLHGNVHAIDAASRAKRFDDIPPLVAQSRPIWELSCEALREHRKTLA; this is translated from the coding sequence ATGGAATCTCCTGATCTCCTGGATATCTCGGTGTTGGAATCGCTTCGCAAGTACGGGCAGTCGGCCTTTCTGCTCAAGATGGTCGACTTGTTTCTGGAAAGTTCGTTGGAGTCCATCGAAACAGTCGAGTCCGCGAGTCTTGCCGGGAAATGGGAAGAAGCAGGATTTGCCGCCCATGCCCTGGGATCCGGCTGTGGAAGCCTCGGACTGGTACGGCTCCACGGGAATGTCCATGCCATCGATGCAGCCAGCCGCGCCAAGAGGTTCGACGATATCCCGCCCTTGGTGGCCCAGTCGCGGCCGATCTGGGAGCTGTCCTGCGAGGCGTTGCGCGAGCATCGGAAGACGCTGGCCTGA